The following coding sequences are from one Microbispora sp. ZYX-F-249 window:
- a CDS encoding RbsD/FucU family protein yields the protein MLRYPLIHPPLLSALAATGHGSRILLADANYAHATNVRAGAPVIHLNLRPGLVRVDDVLELVADAVPLESVHSMRPDEGGEPEALTRYRRLLGPDRPIHPMGRLEFYEAARGPDVAFAVATGDDRLYANLLLTVGYIVPA from the coding sequence GTGCTCCGCTACCCCCTGATCCACCCGCCGCTGCTGTCGGCGCTCGCGGCCACCGGCCACGGATCGCGCATCCTGCTCGCCGACGCCAACTACGCCCACGCCACCAACGTGCGGGCCGGCGCCCCGGTGATCCACCTCAACCTGCGTCCCGGGCTGGTCCGCGTGGACGACGTCCTGGAGCTTGTCGCGGACGCCGTGCCGCTGGAGTCGGTCCACTCGATGCGTCCCGACGAAGGCGGCGAGCCCGAGGCGCTCACCCGCTACCGGCGGTTGCTCGGCCCGGACCGGCCCATCCACCCCATGGGACGTCTGGAGTTCTACGAGGCCGCGAGGGGCCCCGACGTCGCCTTCGCGGTGGCGACCGGCGACGACCGGCTCTACGCGAACCTCCTGCTGACCGTCGGATACATCGTCCCGGCATGA
- a CDS encoding family 43 glycosylhydrolase: MTDSGNGFHVGRRSVLAGVAGLLGAAALPAAAAHADPKVLPGGGAPKGRYPSNWPEPEPYGLADTRADLWPRDDNSFILPLEPRPRDEELGRVWMRDTYVNCFVVGGRPVYVATGTTRVPGLQAAGPWNDGIFVWTAPSLHGPWRLADTTGIRPDAEKGKVWSPEFAGENRPGRTVVAPWQEYWYDDRFGKRGNAWAPEVHYFRGKWYIVACMGDHSQKVGSFMLVSEGGVEGPYRLVQGNHDKPFGDSFIGGPAFIEPGAYHHIDGGLYTEGDDAWLVLHNNLYAKFRDDMEDIVPATDLPKFQQTPYAPEPYLEGAYVFKYGGKYYLVHAAWDRSSVNTDGSTRYAYDTAAPGRVQYQYDAVVAVADRFEGPYSKRWTLGVGAGHNNIFADRSGQLWATFFRNPNVGYWADPSRVADAAVPGVVRLEWTGPEGNRLYVARRNPGHGED, translated from the coding sequence ATGACTGATTCCGGCAACGGGTTCCACGTTGGCCGGCGGTCCGTGCTGGCCGGTGTCGCGGGCCTGCTGGGCGCGGCGGCGCTGCCCGCGGCCGCCGCGCACGCGGACCCGAAGGTGTTGCCCGGCGGGGGCGCGCCGAAGGGGCGGTACCCGTCGAACTGGCCCGAGCCCGAGCCCTACGGCCTCGCGGACACGCGGGCGGACCTGTGGCCGCGCGACGACAACTCCTTCATCCTCCCGCTCGAGCCGCGCCCCCGCGACGAGGAGCTCGGCCGGGTCTGGATGCGGGACACCTACGTCAACTGCTTCGTCGTCGGCGGCCGTCCGGTCTACGTCGCCACGGGGACCACCCGGGTGCCCGGTCTCCAGGCGGCGGGCCCGTGGAACGACGGCATCTTCGTGTGGACGGCCCCGTCCCTGCACGGGCCGTGGCGGCTGGCCGACACCACCGGCATCCGGCCGGACGCCGAGAAGGGCAAGGTGTGGTCGCCCGAGTTCGCCGGCGAGAACCGGCCCGGGCGCACGGTCGTCGCGCCGTGGCAGGAGTACTGGTACGACGACCGGTTCGGCAAGCGCGGCAACGCCTGGGCGCCGGAGGTGCACTACTTCCGCGGCAAGTGGTACATCGTCGCGTGCATGGGCGACCACTCGCAGAAGGTCGGTTCGTTCATGCTCGTGAGCGAGGGCGGGGTCGAGGGTCCGTATCGGCTCGTCCAGGGCAACCACGACAAGCCCTTCGGCGACTCCTTCATCGGGGGGCCGGCCTTCATCGAGCCCGGCGCCTACCACCACATCGACGGCGGCCTCTACACCGAGGGCGACGACGCGTGGCTCGTGCTGCACAACAACCTGTACGCGAAGTTCCGGGATGACATGGAGGACATCGTCCCGGCGACGGACCTGCCGAAGTTCCAGCAGACGCCCTACGCGCCCGAGCCGTACCTGGAAGGCGCGTACGTCTTCAAGTACGGAGGCAAGTACTACCTCGTCCACGCCGCATGGGATCGGTCGTCGGTGAACACGGACGGCAGCACGCGATACGCCTACGACACGGCCGCGCCGGGCCGTGTGCAGTACCAGTACGACGCGGTCGTCGCCGTCGCGGACAGGTTCGAGGGGCCCTACTCCAAGCGGTGGACCCTGGGCGTCGGCGCCGGCCACAACAACATCTTCGCGGACCGCAGCGGTCAGCTGTGGGCGACGTTCTTCCGCAACCCCAACGTCGGCTACTGGGCCGACCCGTCACGCGTCGCCGACGCCGCCGTGCCCGGCGTCGTACGGCTGGAGTGGACCGGCCCCGAGGGCAACCGCCTGTACGTCGCGCGCCGGAACCCGGGGCACGGCGAGGACTGA
- a CDS encoding aldo/keto reductase, producing MKLSLGPYGLGTAPLGGLFSPVSEQQAEQALAAAWEAGIRYFDTAPHYGTGLAEERLGRFLRGLPGRAAGEAIVSTKVGRVLVPGQGEEDGFPGRTQYVRVRDYSRDGVLRSLDDSLRRTGLDRFDLVFIHDPDDHWEQAAGEAYPALAELRDQGVIGAIGAGMNQAEMLTRFVRETDVDTVLVAGRYTLLDRSAAEELLPECERRGVAVVAAGVFNSGVLAGGTTYDYDAAPPAVLRRARELAGICASYGVPLPAAALLFPHRHPAVTTVLFGARSAEEVREDLDLAATPVPAELWEELDHAG from the coding sequence GTGAAGCTCTCCCTCGGGCCGTACGGGCTGGGCACCGCGCCGCTGGGCGGGCTGTTCTCGCCGGTGAGCGAACAGCAGGCCGAGCAGGCGCTGGCCGCCGCGTGGGAGGCGGGGATCCGCTACTTCGACACCGCGCCGCACTACGGGACCGGCCTGGCGGAGGAGCGTCTCGGACGCTTCCTGCGCGGCCTGCCCGGTCGGGCCGCGGGGGAGGCGATCGTCTCCACGAAGGTCGGCCGCGTCCTGGTGCCGGGGCAGGGCGAGGAGGACGGCTTCCCCGGCCGCACGCAGTACGTCCGGGTGCGGGACTACAGCCGCGACGGCGTGCTGCGCTCGCTGGACGACAGCCTGCGGCGCACCGGGCTGGACCGGTTCGACCTGGTGTTCATCCACGACCCGGACGACCACTGGGAGCAGGCCGCGGGCGAGGCGTACCCCGCGCTGGCCGAGCTGCGCGACCAGGGGGTGATCGGCGCGATCGGCGCCGGGATGAACCAGGCCGAGATGCTGACCAGGTTCGTCCGCGAGACCGACGTGGACACCGTGCTGGTCGCGGGGCGCTACACGCTGCTCGACCGTTCCGCCGCCGAGGAGTTGCTGCCCGAATGCGAACGGCGCGGCGTCGCCGTCGTCGCCGCCGGGGTGTTCAACAGCGGCGTCCTCGCCGGGGGCACCACCTACGACTACGACGCCGCCCCGCCGGCCGTGCTGCGGCGGGCGCGCGAGCTGGCGGGGATCTGCGCGTCGTACGGCGTGCCGCTGCCGGCGGCGGCCCTGCTGTTCCCGCACCGGCATCCGGCCGTCACCACGGTCCTGTTCGGCGCGCGCAGCGCGGAGGAGGTGCGGGAGGACCTGGATCTGGCCGCCACCCCCGTGCCCGCCGAACTGTGGGAGGAGCTGGACCATGCGGGTTGA
- the larA gene encoding nickel-dependent lactate racemase codes for MRVELAYGADGLVVDLPDDRTTVIAPVARPAVADEAAELRRALREPVAGPPLRERVRPGQTVAISACDGTRPQPRHLMIPAILAELDGIVDTGDVVILVATGTHRGNSDAELRAMFGDQVVDAVRIVNHDARDAASLRWMGRHGKDVPVWLNREWTDADVRITTGFVEPHFFAGFSGGPKLVAPGLAALETVLTLHDAARIGDPRATWGVIEGNPVHDDVRAIAEATGVTFALDVVLNREQKIVRAFGGDLPAMHAAATAAARAAAMRPVAAPFDVVVTTNAGFPLDQNLYQSVKGMSAAAQVVRPGGTIICAAECRDGFPDHGSYRDVLTSAASPDALFEEISRRTETVPDQWQVQIQARIQRHARVVMHTSHLSDADLAAAHLEQTGDIAAAVRALPGRVCVLPEGPMTIPYLAGE; via the coding sequence ATGCGGGTTGAGCTCGCCTACGGCGCCGACGGGCTCGTGGTGGACCTGCCGGACGACCGGACCACGGTGATCGCGCCGGTCGCCCGGCCCGCAGTGGCGGACGAGGCCGCCGAACTGCGCCGGGCCCTGCGCGAGCCGGTCGCGGGCCCGCCGCTGCGGGAGCGGGTGCGGCCCGGGCAGACGGTGGCGATCTCGGCCTGCGACGGGACCCGGCCCCAGCCGCGCCACCTGATGATCCCGGCGATCCTGGCCGAGCTGGACGGGATCGTCGACACCGGCGACGTGGTGATCCTGGTGGCCACCGGCACCCACCGCGGCAACAGCGACGCCGAACTGCGCGCGATGTTCGGCGACCAGGTCGTCGACGCCGTACGGATCGTCAACCACGACGCGCGCGACGCGGCGTCGCTGAGGTGGATGGGCCGTCACGGCAAGGACGTGCCGGTCTGGCTGAACCGGGAGTGGACGGACGCCGACGTGCGGATCACGACCGGCTTCGTCGAGCCGCACTTCTTCGCCGGGTTCTCCGGCGGCCCCAAGCTGGTCGCGCCCGGCCTCGCCGCCCTGGAGACCGTGCTCACGCTGCACGACGCGGCCCGCATCGGTGATCCCCGCGCCACCTGGGGAGTCATCGAGGGCAACCCGGTCCACGACGACGTCCGGGCCATCGCGGAGGCGACCGGCGTCACCTTCGCCCTCGACGTCGTGCTCAACCGGGAACAGAAGATCGTCCGGGCGTTCGGCGGCGACCTGCCGGCGATGCACGCCGCCGCCACGGCCGCCGCCCGCGCCGCCGCGATGCGCCCGGTCGCCGCGCCCTTCGACGTGGTCGTCACCACCAACGCCGGCTTCCCGCTGGACCAGAACCTCTACCAGTCGGTCAAGGGCATGAGCGCCGCCGCTCAGGTCGTCAGGCCCGGCGGCACGATCATCTGCGCCGCCGAGTGCCGGGACGGGTTCCCCGACCACGGCTCCTACCGGGACGTGCTCACCTCCGCGGCCTCCCCGGACGCGTTGTTCGAGGAGATCTCCCGCCGCACCGAGACCGTGCCCGACCAGTGGCAGGTCCAGATCCAGGCCCGCATCCAGCGGCACGCCCGCGTGGTCATGCACACCTCGCATCTGAGCGACGCCGACCTCGCCGCCGCCCATCTGGAGCAGACCGGCGACATCGCCGCCGCGGTGCGGGCACTGCCCGGCAGGGTCTGCGTCCTGCCGGAGGGGCCCATGACCATTCCGTACCTCGCGGGAGAATGA
- a CDS encoding fumarylacetoacetate hydrolase family protein, protein MGPDGRVLDLSSLTADIDGAFLAGGGVERVRAALAEGALPEAGPYERVGAPIARPGKIVCIGLNYSDHAEETGAALPAEPVVFMKASNTLVGPDDEVLVPRRSVKTDYEVELAVILGRTARYLDSPEDAAEVIAGYAIANDVSEREFQNERGGQWDKGKSCETFNPLGPWLVTADETGDPQALGLRLWVNGELRQNGNTKNQIFGVHHVIWYLSQFMVLEPGDVVNTGTPAGVALGRGPQAYLREGDVVELEIDGLGRQRQRVGQA, encoded by the coding sequence ATGGGACCGGACGGGCGGGTGCTCGACCTGTCGTCGCTGACGGCCGACATCGACGGCGCGTTCCTCGCGGGAGGAGGCGTCGAGCGCGTGCGGGCCGCCCTGGCGGAGGGCGCGCTGCCCGAGGCCGGGCCGTACGAGCGGGTGGGCGCGCCGATCGCCAGGCCGGGGAAGATCGTGTGCATCGGCCTGAACTACTCCGACCACGCGGAGGAGACCGGGGCGGCGCTCCCCGCCGAGCCGGTGGTGTTCATGAAGGCGTCCAACACACTCGTCGGTCCCGACGACGAGGTGCTGGTGCCGCGGCGCAGCGTGAAGACCGACTACGAGGTCGAGCTGGCGGTGATCCTCGGACGTACGGCCCGTTACCTGGACTCCCCGGAGGACGCTGCGGAAGTGATCGCCGGGTACGCGATCGCCAACGACGTGTCGGAGCGGGAGTTCCAGAACGAGCGCGGCGGTCAGTGGGACAAGGGCAAGTCGTGTGAGACGTTCAACCCGCTCGGCCCGTGGCTGGTGACGGCGGACGAGACCGGCGACCCGCAGGCGCTGGGCCTGCGGTTGTGGGTCAACGGCGAGCTGCGCCAGAACGGGAACACGAAGAACCAGATCTTCGGCGTGCATCACGTGATCTGGTACCTCAGCCAGTTCATGGTGCTGGAGCCGGGCGACGTCGTGAACACCGGCACTCCGGCCGGTGTGGCGCTCGGCCGCGGCCCGCAGGCGTACCTGCGGGAGGGCGACGTGGTGGAGCTGGAGATCGACGGCCTCGGCCGCCAGCGCCAGCGGGTGGGCCAGGCATGA
- the larC gene encoding nickel pincer cofactor biosynthesis protein LarC translates to MILFLNPFTGLAGDMLLGALLDAGASLDAVRRAVALTGLTGWRLDAERVRTGALTATRVRIDVEDDAAERPAAELIAMAARAGLPVADAALTAIAEAEGALHGVAAGSVHLHELGGHDTLIDIVGCAAALRDLGVTRVHCAPLPLGSGTVRTRHGVLPVPAPATLALLKGARVRSGAAGEAVTPTGAALLHAAGAVYGPVYGAVPEMELRATGYGAGTRELPDRPNVTVAMLGSPTAAPDHQVVLSTNLDDVTGEVLGHVIERALAAGAADAWTTPAVMKKGRPAQVLHVLAPVELAGRLQELVLAETGSLGLRRSVVEKVALPRHFETVRLYGQDVRMKHGPWGVKPEHDDLARLAQVTGKPLRELAREAFDAL, encoded by the coding sequence GTGATCCTCTTCCTGAATCCGTTCACCGGACTGGCCGGCGACATGCTGCTCGGGGCGCTATTGGACGCGGGCGCCTCCCTCGACGCCGTACGCCGGGCCGTCGCCCTGACCGGCCTGACCGGGTGGCGGCTGGACGCCGAGCGGGTGCGGACCGGAGCGCTGACCGCCACCCGCGTGCGGATCGACGTCGAGGACGACGCCGCTGAGCGGCCGGCCGCGGAGCTGATCGCGATGGCGGCCCGGGCCGGCCTGCCCGTCGCCGACGCGGCGCTGACCGCGATCGCCGAGGCCGAGGGCGCGCTGCACGGGGTTGCGGCCGGCAGCGTGCATCTGCACGAGCTCGGCGGGCACGACACGCTGATCGACATCGTCGGCTGCGCGGCGGCCCTGCGCGACCTCGGCGTGACGCGCGTCCACTGCGCACCGCTGCCACTGGGCAGCGGCACCGTGCGGACCCGGCACGGCGTGCTGCCCGTGCCCGCTCCCGCCACGCTCGCCCTGCTGAAGGGAGCGCGGGTACGGAGCGGAGCGGCGGGGGAGGCGGTCACGCCGACCGGGGCGGCCCTGCTCCACGCCGCGGGGGCGGTGTACGGCCCGGTGTACGGCGCGGTCCCGGAGATGGAACTGCGCGCCACCGGGTACGGCGCGGGCACCCGTGAGCTGCCCGACCGGCCGAACGTGACGGTGGCGATGCTCGGGTCGCCCACCGCCGCCCCGGACCACCAGGTCGTCCTCTCGACGAACCTCGACGACGTGACCGGTGAGGTCCTCGGGCACGTCATCGAGCGGGCGCTGGCCGCGGGCGCGGCGGACGCGTGGACCACGCCGGCGGTCATGAAGAAGGGCCGGCCCGCGCAGGTCCTGCACGTGCTCGCGCCCGTCGAACTGGCCGGCCGTCTGCAGGAACTCGTCCTGGCCGAGACGGGCAGCCTGGGGCTGCGGCGCAGCGTGGTCGAGAAGGTGGCGCTGCCCCGGCACTTCGAGACCGTGCGGCTGTACGGCCAGGACGTGCGGATGAAACACGGGCCCTGGGGGGTCAAACCCGAGCACGACGACCTGGCCAGGCTGGCCCAGGTCACCGGAAAACCATTACGGGAACTGGCACGAGAGGCTTTCGACGCGCTGTGA
- a CDS encoding amidohydrolase family protein: MTPDAAPTGTIVDAHHHLWELSRRPQTWLDPPHMAPIRRDFTPSDYAAVAAQARIGSSVLVQVLPDAEETREFLALAARSDTVAAVVGWADLTRPDLAAELAALAAAPGGELLRGIRHLVQGEPDPRWLARDDVREGLRQVAAAGLVYDLLVLPHQLPAAIETVRALPELTFVLDHLAKPPVASGELEPWAALVRELAAEPNVTAKLSGLITEADWDDWDAARLRPYADVALDAFGPGRLMFGSDWPVCLLAGALPLWAETVRALLTDAGLSAAERDAVFRGTAERVYRLGA; encoded by the coding sequence GTGACACCCGATGCGGCACCCACTGGCACGATCGTCGACGCTCACCACCACCTGTGGGAGCTGTCCCGGCGGCCGCAGACCTGGCTCGATCCTCCGCATATGGCGCCGATCCGCCGCGACTTCACCCCCTCCGACTACGCCGCCGTCGCGGCGCAGGCGCGGATCGGGAGCTCGGTGCTCGTACAGGTCCTGCCCGACGCCGAGGAGACCCGGGAGTTCCTCGCGCTGGCGGCGCGGTCGGACACCGTCGCCGCCGTGGTGGGGTGGGCGGATCTCACCCGGCCCGACCTCGCCGCCGAACTCGCCGCGCTCGCCGCCGCGCCGGGCGGTGAACTCCTGCGCGGCATCCGCCACCTTGTGCAGGGCGAACCCGACCCCCGCTGGCTCGCCCGCGACGACGTCCGCGAAGGACTGCGCCAGGTGGCGGCGGCCGGGCTCGTCTACGACCTGCTCGTCCTGCCCCACCAGCTGCCCGCCGCGATCGAGACCGTACGGGCCCTTCCCGAGCTGACCTTCGTCCTCGATCACCTGGCCAAACCTCCGGTCGCGTCCGGCGAGCTCGAACCGTGGGCCGCTCTCGTCCGGGAGCTGGCCGCCGAGCCGAACGTGACGGCCAAGCTCTCCGGCCTGATCACCGAGGCGGACTGGGACGACTGGGACGCGGCACGGCTGCGGCCGTACGCCGACGTCGCGCTCGACGCGTTCGGGCCCGGGCGTCTGATGTTCGGCTCCGACTGGCCCGTCTGCCTCCTCGCGGGCGCGCTGCCCCTGTGGGCCGAGACCGTGCGCGCGCTGCTCACGGACGCCGGGCTGTCGGCGGCCGAGCGTGACGCGGTCTTCCGGGGGACGGCGGAACGCGTCTACCGCCTCGGCGCATGA
- a CDS encoding aminoglycoside phosphotransferase family protein, translated as MHADQLTVTQETVRALVDEQFPEWRSLPVTRVGAHGTVNAIFRIGDRFTARFPLQPGPAGEVRRRLESEAQAARELAGSTRFPTPEPVALGEPGAGYPLAWAVQTWLPGTVADVEDPGQSIAFAHDLADLITDLRAAGTRGRTFAGTGRGGDLRSHDAWMETCFERSERLLDVPRLRRTWERLRVLPREAPDVMCHGDLIPGNVLVSAGRLAGILDAGGFGPADPALDLVSAWHLLEAGPRRVLRLDLKCDDLEWERGKAWAFEQAMGLVWYYLDTNPAMARLGRRTLERILADSGPA; from the coding sequence ATGCACGCCGACCAGCTGACGGTGACACAGGAGACGGTGCGCGCCTTGGTGGACGAGCAGTTCCCCGAGTGGCGGAGCCTGCCCGTGACACGCGTCGGCGCCCACGGGACGGTCAACGCCATCTTCCGCATCGGCGACCGTTTCACTGCCCGGTTCCCGCTGCAGCCCGGCCCGGCCGGCGAGGTGCGGCGCCGGCTGGAGTCCGAAGCGCAGGCGGCCCGCGAGCTGGCGGGCAGCACCCGCTTTCCCACACCCGAGCCGGTCGCGCTCGGTGAGCCCGGCGCGGGGTACCCGCTTGCCTGGGCGGTGCAGACGTGGCTGCCCGGCACGGTGGCGGACGTCGAGGATCCGGGCCAGTCGATCGCGTTCGCCCACGACCTCGCCGATCTCATCACCGATCTGCGTGCGGCCGGCACGCGTGGCCGCACGTTCGCGGGCACGGGCCGGGGAGGCGACCTGCGCTCCCACGACGCCTGGATGGAGACGTGCTTCGAGCGCAGCGAACGGCTCCTGGACGTTCCCCGGCTGCGCCGGACGTGGGAGAGGCTCCGCGTCCTGCCCCGCGAGGCGCCCGACGTCATGTGCCACGGCGATCTCATTCCCGGCAACGTGCTCGTGTCCGCCGGCCGGCTGGCGGGGATTCTCGACGCCGGCGGTTTCGGGCCGGCCGATCCCGCTCTCGACCTCGTGAGCGCCTGGCATCTGTTGGAGGCGGGGCCGCGCCGGGTGCTCCGCCTCGACCTCAAGTGCGACGACCTGGAGTGGGAACGGGGCAAGGCGTGGGCCTTCGAACAGGCGATGGGGCTCGTCTGGTACTACCTCGACACCAACCCCGCCATGGCCCGCTTGGGCCGGCGCACGCTGGAACGCATCCTGGCCGACAGCGGGCCCGCCTGA
- a CDS encoding SDR family NAD(P)-dependent oxidoreductase produces MSEEFEGLVAVVTGGASGIGRAVAEELAARGARVAVLDLKDTEFVCDVTDDASVRAAVAAVAERYGRIDVLVNNAGIGAQGTVADNDDAEWLRVFDLNVVGIARVTRAALPHLRTSPHAAIVNTCSIAATAGLPQRALYSASKGAVLALTRAMAADHLREGIRVNCVNPGTVDTPWVGRLLDAAPDPEAERAALCARQPHGRLVTAQEVAHAVAYLASPRAGSTAGVELAVDGGMSGLRLRPVSS; encoded by the coding sequence ATGAGTGAGGAGTTCGAGGGCCTGGTGGCGGTCGTCACCGGCGGGGCCTCGGGCATCGGCAGGGCCGTCGCCGAGGAACTGGCCGCGCGGGGCGCCCGGGTCGCCGTTCTGGACCTCAAGGACACCGAGTTCGTCTGCGACGTCACCGACGACGCCTCCGTACGCGCCGCGGTGGCGGCGGTGGCCGAGCGGTACGGCCGGATCGACGTGCTGGTGAACAACGCGGGCATCGGCGCGCAGGGCACGGTGGCCGACAACGACGACGCCGAATGGCTGCGGGTGTTCGACCTGAACGTGGTGGGGATCGCCCGGGTGACCCGGGCGGCGCTGCCGCACCTGCGCACCTCCCCGCACGCGGCGATCGTCAACACCTGCTCGATCGCCGCCACCGCGGGGCTGCCGCAGCGGGCGCTGTACTCGGCGTCCAAGGGGGCGGTGCTCGCGCTCACCCGCGCGATGGCGGCCGACCATCTCCGTGAGGGGATCCGGGTCAACTGCGTCAACCCCGGCACCGTCGACACCCCCTGGGTCGGCCGGCTGCTGGACGCCGCCCCCGACCCGGAGGCCGAACGCGCGGCGCTGTGCGCCCGCCAGCCGCACGGCCGCCTGGTCACGGCGCAGGAGGTCGCCCACGCCGTCGCGTACCTGGCCAGCCCGCGCGCGGGATCCACGGCCGGGGTCGAGCTGGCCGTGGACGGCGGGATGTCCGGACTGCGGCTGAGGCCGGTGAGCTCGTGA
- a CDS encoding alpha-hydroxy-acid oxidizing protein, which produces MNSAEYQNELYAQGRTGRQPPYPMTFAELEKKASAAMPPKVWGYVAGGAGDEHTQRANCEAFKRWGLYPRMLIAPAERDMSIELLGTTLPSPVFMAPIGVIGVCAQDDHGDLACARASARTGVPFFAATLSADPMEDVAAALDGTPGFFQLYTPPDRDLAASLVHRAEAAGFKGIAVTLDTWVTGWRPRDLRGSNYPQVPSGCLRNYTEDPVFRRRLRPGEDAVEAVIRTMPIFGGPFRWDDLDWLRSQTRLPLMLKGICHPDDARRAKDHGADAVYCSNHGGRQADGGLPALECLPGVLEAADGLPVLFDSGVRSGADVVKALALGATAVGIGRPYAYGLAVGGVDGVVHVLRSILAEADLIMAVDGYPTLKDLTPEALRRVP; this is translated from the coding sequence ATGAATTCCGCGGAGTACCAAAACGAGCTGTACGCCCAAGGACGGACCGGCCGGCAGCCGCCCTATCCGATGACATTCGCGGAACTGGAGAAGAAGGCGTCGGCCGCGATGCCGCCGAAGGTCTGGGGGTATGTGGCCGGGGGCGCCGGTGACGAGCACACCCAGCGGGCCAACTGCGAGGCGTTCAAGCGCTGGGGCCTGTATCCGCGGATGCTGATCGCTCCGGCCGAGCGCGACATGTCGATCGAGTTGCTCGGGACGACGCTGCCCTCGCCGGTGTTCATGGCGCCCATCGGCGTGATCGGGGTGTGCGCCCAGGACGACCACGGCGACCTCGCATGCGCGCGGGCCTCCGCCCGGACGGGCGTCCCCTTCTTCGCGGCGACCCTGTCCGCCGATCCGATGGAGGACGTGGCGGCGGCGCTGGACGGCACGCCCGGCTTCTTCCAGCTCTACACGCCGCCGGACCGGGACCTGGCGGCGAGCCTGGTGCACCGCGCCGAGGCGGCGGGTTTCAAGGGCATCGCCGTCACCCTCGACACCTGGGTCACCGGCTGGCGGCCCCGGGACCTGCGCGGCTCGAACTACCCCCAGGTGCCCAGCGGATGCCTGCGCAACTACACCGAAGACCCCGTGTTCCGGCGGAGGCTGCGACCCGGCGAGGACGCCGTCGAGGCGGTGATCCGCACGATGCCGATCTTCGGCGGGCCGTTCCGGTGGGACGACCTCGACTGGCTGCGGTCGCAGACCCGGCTGCCGCTGATGCTCAAGGGCATCTGCCACCCCGACGACGCCCGTCGCGCCAAGGACCACGGCGCGGACGCCGTCTACTGTTCCAACCACGGCGGACGGCAGGCCGACGGAGGGCTGCCCGCCCTGGAGTGCCTGCCCGGCGTGCTCGAGGCCGCCGACGGGCTGCCGGTCCTGTTCGACTCGGGGGTGCGCAGCGGCGCCGACGTCGTCAAGGCGCTGGCGCTGGGCGCCACCGCGGTGGGAATCGGCCGGCCCTACGCGTACGGCCTGGCGGTCGGCGGCGTCGACGGCGTCGTGCACGTGCTGCGCTCCATCCTGGCCGAAGCGGACCTCATCATGGCGGTCGACGGTTACCCCACCCTCAAGGACCTCACGCCCGAGGCGCTGCGCCGCGTGCCGTGA
- the larB gene encoding nickel pincer cofactor biosynthesis protein LarB, translated as MSDALDLGYARVDLGREARQGLPEIVYGPGKQVSEISGIVTTLLGRNTGPVLVTRVDPDAAAAVLGGVPGGRYDRDARLLVWRAARPIGHTVAVVTAGTADGPVAAEAAAVAAALGLRTTLIRDVGVAGLHRVLAAVEDLRAADSVIVIAGMEGALASVVGGLVETPVIAVPTSTGYGAALEGVTALLAMLTSCAAGITVVNIDSGFAAALAAFRLTRGPK; from the coding sequence GTGAGCGACGCCCTCGACCTCGGTTACGCGCGCGTCGACCTCGGCCGCGAGGCGCGCCAGGGACTGCCCGAGATCGTCTACGGTCCGGGCAAACAGGTGTCCGAGATCAGCGGAATCGTCACCACGCTGCTCGGCCGCAACACCGGGCCCGTCCTGGTGACCCGGGTGGACCCCGACGCCGCCGCCGCCGTGCTCGGGGGCGTCCCCGGCGGCCGGTACGACCGGGACGCCCGGCTGCTGGTCTGGCGTGCGGCCCGGCCGATCGGGCACACGGTCGCCGTGGTCACGGCCGGGACCGCGGACGGCCCGGTGGCCGCCGAGGCCGCGGCCGTCGCCGCCGCCCTCGGCCTGCGCACCACCCTGATCAGGGACGTGGGCGTGGCCGGGCTGCACCGCGTGCTCGCCGCCGTCGAGGACCTGCGCGCGGCCGACAGCGTCATCGTCATCGCCGGTATGGAGGGGGCGCTGGCGAGCGTGGTCGGCGGGCTGGTCGAGACCCCGGTGATCGCCGTGCCCACCAGCACCGGGTACGGCGCCGCGCTGGAGGGCGTGACGGCCCTGCTCGCGATGCTCACCTCGTGCGCGGCGGGGATCACCGTGGTCAACATCGACTCCGGATTCGCCGCCGCGCTCGCGGCCTTCCGCCTCACGAGGGGGCCGAAGTGA